In Fusarium falciforme chromosome 9, complete sequence, the following are encoded in one genomic region:
- a CDS encoding DEUBAD domain-containing protein produces MEEIDDATIVASAGARTPSKNEPPSSSPLSSIRELELDDTASKSGQHDSSPTPTPKSEEAVTATSRKKNGKKRVVVRKTPRKSKWDADNILTDPKSPLASADLRSILSNPMAWDVLDQEEKAEILALFPDSQHILGSGAEACPDLASLMNDDSFRYDCAAYTEHIAQGRHDPEWLAQAWAAHERRKAGDYDEYLDNKFVNDWEVDLPPELKTRRGTAVSGHDSDATIDAVENGDDNSMDTKMEDIALDHRNGASDENGVDELQVENDKDKEQKPAHIGQAKGSRMDVDGETTEDELA; encoded by the exons ATGGAGGAAATAGACGACGCGACGATAGTAGCCAGTGCGGGCGCACGAACTCCCTCCAAGAATGAACCGccgtcttcatctcctctATCGTCCATACGCGAGCTGGAACTCGACGATACAGCCAGTAAATCTGGTCAACACGATAGCTCGCCGACGCCAACCCCCAAATCAGAAGAAGCCGTGACAGCAACCTCACGGAAAAAGAACGGAAAGAAAAGGGTCGTTGTCAGGAAAACACCCAGAAAGTCAAAATGGGACGCTGATAACATTCTGACTGACCCCAAGTCACCTCTCGCCTCGGCCGATCTCCGA AGCATTTTGTCAAATCCAATGGCCTGGGATGTACTCGACCAAGAAGAAAAGGCAGAAATTCTCGCCCTGTTCCCCGACTCGCAGCACATTCTGGGTTCTGGCGCAGAGGCCTGCCCAGACCTTGCGTCGCTCATGAATGACGACAGCTTCCGATACGACTGCGCCGCGTACACAGAGCACATCGCGCAGGGGCGGCATGACCCCGAGTGGTTGGCGCAGGCATGGGCAGCCCATGAGCGGCGCAAGGCGGGTGATTACGACGAGTACCTCGACAACAAGTTCGTCAATGACTGGGAGGTTGATCTGCCACCAGAGCTAAAGACACGCCGAGGGACTGCTGTCTCTGGACATGATAGCGATGCTACTATAGATGCGGTAGAGAATGGAGATGACAACAGTATGGATACCAAGATGGAGGATATCGCGTTAGATCACCGCAACGGTGCCAGCGACGAGAATGGGGTTGACGAATTACAGGTGGAAAatgacaaggacaaggaacaAAAGCCTGCTCATATTGGGCAGGCAAAAGGCTCGAGAATGGACGTTGACGGCGAGACTACAGAGGACGAGCTTGCCTGA